The Flavobacteriales bacterium genome window below encodes:
- the smpB gene encoding SsrA-binding protein SmpB, giving the protein MIEEGTVIAKNKKAAYQYFLEDKWIAGIQLTGTEIKSIRNHKARITEAYCNFIKGELHVLNMYIEPYSHGGYANHEPTRVRKLLLTANELGKIKRKLRDVGNTCIPLTLFISKSGFAKLEIALATGKKLQDKREDLKKKEAKRQIDRSRSDRYE; this is encoded by the coding sequence ATGATCGAGGAAGGAACCGTCATAGCGAAGAACAAGAAAGCAGCGTATCAGTATTTCTTGGAAGACAAGTGGATTGCTGGTATACAATTGACCGGGACCGAGATCAAATCCATTCGTAATCACAAGGCGCGTATCACGGAGGCATATTGCAATTTCATCAAAGGAGAATTGCATGTTCTCAATATGTATATCGAGCCTTACAGTCACGGAGGCTATGCCAATCACGAACCCACTCGTGTCCGAAAACTGCTGCTTACTGCCAATGAACTGGGAAAGATCAAACGCAAACTGCGTGATGTGGGGAATACGTGCATCCCCTTGACGCTCTTCATCAGTAAGAGTGGATTTGCCAAATTGGAGATCGCGCTGGCCACAGGAAAGAAATTGCAGGATAAGCGTGAGGACTTGAAGAAAAAGGAGGCCAAGCGGCAGATCGATCGAAGCCGTAGCGATCGGTACGAATAA
- a CDS encoding SIMPL domain-containing protein, with amino-acid sequence MKQITLIIALIISTNIYAQDHHTRPLITTQGTSTVYTEPDEVLFTYSVQTEGDDLLDARNKNAQITAETIAFLKKKGIAPEHIQTQYLNIGIRYRDHRQREETKYYAASQSISVCLKDMDDYEEVMIGLLSMKISNLNAPVFRTTSHRSLMDEARSKAILAAQEKAQALASELGQSIGLAYHIEEVDFQQRWPQQNAYANVAGGDAMVAVDDEDGIALGQLEIKAKVSVSFHLLSEE; translated from the coding sequence ATGAAACAGATAACACTCATCATTGCCCTGATCATCAGCACGAACATCTATGCTCAAGATCATCATACCAGACCTCTTATCACAACGCAAGGCACCTCTACAGTCTACACAGAACCCGATGAAGTACTATTCACTTACTCTGTACAGACTGAAGGCGATGATCTTCTAGATGCTCGTAACAAGAATGCCCAGATCACGGCCGAGACCATTGCCTTCCTAAAAAAGAAGGGAATTGCACCCGAACATATCCAGACCCAGTATCTGAACATAGGCATACGGTACCGCGATCATCGTCAGCGTGAGGAGACCAAATATTATGCTGCCTCACAGAGCATCTCGGTATGTCTCAAGGACATGGATGACTATGAAGAGGTGATGATCGGTCTGCTTTCTATGAAGATCAGCAATCTGAATGCACCTGTATTCCGCACTACCTCACATCGCTCCCTCATGGACGAGGCTCGATCCAAGGCCATATTAGCAGCACAGGAGAAAGCTCAAGCACTGGCGAGTGAACTGGGTCAGTCCATCGGTCTTGCCTATCATATAGAAGAAGTGGATTTCCAGCAGAGGTGGCCACAGCAGAACGCCTATGCCAATGTAGCCGGTGGTGATGCGATGGTAGCAGTGGACGATGAGGACGGTATCGCTCTTGGTCAATTGGAGATCAAGGCCAAGGTAAGCGTATCTTTCCACCTTCTGTCTGAAGAGTAG
- a CDS encoding class I SAM-dependent methyltransferase → MDHLDINREGWNRRTAIHIDSDFYDMPSFLAGKTSLKEIELPLLGDLEGKTVLHLQCHFGQDSISLAKMGAQVTAVDLSPDAIAQAEVLAEQMGVHVEFICSDVLAQSLLDGRQFDMVFASYGTIPWLPDLKPWARLIHQRLKVSGRLVFVEFHPVLDLFDDDMEKMVYSYFNVSPIQSQISSYAQKDSEDIPYVVWNHPFGEILSALLEQGLRIAHFQEYDFSPYPCFRGMIPAGEGRYVIERFGHNLPYCFSIVAEK, encoded by the coding sequence ATGGACCATCTGGATATCAACCGCGAAGGATGGAATAGACGCACGGCCATCCACATCGATTCTGACTTCTATGATATGCCCTCTTTTTTGGCGGGCAAGACCTCTTTGAAGGAGATCGAACTCCCATTGCTAGGTGACTTAGAAGGCAAGACCGTCCTACACCTGCAATGTCATTTTGGTCAAGATTCCATCTCATTGGCCAAAATGGGAGCCCAGGTCACCGCTGTGGATCTATCTCCCGATGCCATTGCTCAAGCAGAGGTATTGGCCGAGCAGATGGGTGTGCACGTGGAATTCATCTGCAGCGATGTACTGGCTCAAAGCTTGCTCGATGGGCGCCAATTCGATATGGTCTTCGCGAGCTACGGCACCATCCCTTGGTTACCTGACCTGAAGCCTTGGGCTCGACTCATCCATCAACGCTTGAAAGTGAGTGGCCGATTGGTCTTTGTGGAATTCCATCCGGTACTGGACCTCTTTGATGATGACATGGAGAAGATGGTCTATTCCTATTTCAACGTATCCCCTATCCAGAGCCAGATCAGCAGCTATGCTCAGAAAGACTCGGAGGATATCCCCTATGTCGTGTGGAACCACCCCTTCGGAGAGATTCTATCAGCCCTGCTCGAGCAGGGACTTCGAATAGCCCATTTCCAGGAGTATGACTTCTCACCGTATCCCTGTTTCCGAGGGATGATCCCTGCAGGAGAAGGACGTTATGTCATCGAGCGGTTTGGCCATAACTTGCCCTATTGTTTCAGTATCGTTGCCGAGAAATGA
- a CDS encoding ZIP family metal transporter, giving the protein MQPVLDYFESIDPILAALLATLFTWGLTGLGASLVFFFKTMKRSVLDGMLGFTGGVMVAASYWSLLSPAIEMSPGEGFVKAMPAVIGFGMGALFLFALDKFVPHLHINFTKDEAEGPDTDWKGTTLLILAITLHNIPEGLAVGVLFGGVAAGIPEATIGGAVALALGIGIQNFPEGIAVSMPLRRQGVSRFRSFWYGQLSAIVEPVAGVLGALLVMQMMPILPYALAFAAGAMIYVVIEEVVPETQRDAYTDIATLGFIGGFIVMMLLDVGLG; this is encoded by the coding sequence ATGCAGCCCGTTCTCGATTATTTTGAAAGCATAGACCCTATACTCGCTGCCTTGCTCGCTACACTCTTTACGTGGGGATTGACGGGCCTGGGTGCGTCACTGGTCTTTTTCTTCAAGACCATGAAGCGAAGCGTCTTAGATGGAATGCTCGGATTCACCGGTGGGGTCATGGTGGCGGCCAGTTATTGGTCCCTGCTCTCTCCTGCCATCGAGATGAGCCCTGGTGAAGGATTCGTCAAGGCCATGCCCGCTGTGATCGGCTTTGGGATGGGAGCACTCTTCCTATTTGCGCTGGACAAATTCGTACCGCACCTCCACATCAACTTCACCAAGGATGAAGCAGAAGGACCGGACACCGATTGGAAAGGGACTACTCTACTCATTCTCGCCATCACCTTGCACAACATTCCAGAAGGGCTGGCCGTAGGAGTGCTCTTCGGAGGGGTGGCTGCGGGCATTCCTGAAGCAACCATCGGTGGAGCAGTGGCCTTGGCCCTGGGTATCGGGATTCAGAATTTCCCAGAAGGAATAGCAGTCTCCATGCCTCTGCGCAGACAGGGTGTTTCGAGATTCCGCAGTTTCTGGTACGGTCAGTTATCGGCCATTGTAGAACCCGTAGCCGGGGTGCTGGGTGCACTGCTGGTCATGCAGATGATGCCCATCCTTCCCTATGCACTCGCCTTTGCTGCAGGTGCGATGATATACGTGGTCATTGAAGAGGTAGTACCTGAGACCCAACGGGATGCCTATACCGACATCGCTACTCTGGGTTTCATCGGTGGCTTCATCGTGATGATGCTTCTGGATGTAGGACTCGGATGA
- a CDS encoding DUF839 domain-containing protein codes for MKRRSFISFLGKGAVSTALLPPFIQACQAPQDQVQELIQKTIQGIKPSTVDDLVLAEGLQSRTLLRFGDAISEKDTFGFNCDYTAFIPEGPDEGLLWVNHEYPNPLFVSGHTGGEKTKEEVDKEMYSVGGSFVEMRKEDGRWNPIQSEKNMRLTGHTIIPFNWPHPIAGKKEAMGTFQNCSGGVTPWRTILTCEENYHQCYGECMRGSAQIDEGRGTYGWNSFYDNRPEHYGWVVEVDPQTGDAQKHVALGRFSHECATIIELEDGRVVVYSGDDKNDEHLYKFISSVPGSLKEGTLYVADLEKGAWLSLDIEEQAVLKKNFTDQTEVLIYCREASKLLGATPLDRPEDIEIDPVTGHVLVACTNNKPKKNFHGQIMKFMEKDGRYDALEFESEMFLTGGEETGFSCPDNLAFDQAGNLWFTVDVSGSAMNYGVYEPFGNNGLFMVPRSGPQEGEVIQMASAPNDAELTGPFFSPDGKTLFLSVQHPGETSVSLEKLTSHWPDGGDSIPLPSVVAIEGPLLEQINQVES; via the coding sequence ATGAAAAGAAGATCCTTCATCTCATTCTTGGGCAAAGGTGCAGTGAGCACAGCCCTACTCCCTCCATTCATTCAAGCTTGTCAAGCGCCTCAGGACCAGGTGCAAGAACTCATCCAAAAGACCATACAAGGTATCAAGCCGAGTACGGTCGATGACCTCGTCTTGGCAGAAGGACTCCAAAGCCGAACGCTACTCCGCTTTGGTGATGCTATCAGCGAGAAGGACACCTTTGGATTCAATTGCGACTACACGGCCTTCATCCCCGAGGGACCGGATGAAGGTTTGCTTTGGGTCAATCATGAATATCCCAATCCGCTCTTCGTCTCTGGACATACTGGTGGAGAGAAGACCAAGGAAGAGGTCGATAAGGAGATGTATTCTGTAGGCGGAAGCTTTGTAGAGATGCGAAAGGAGGATGGTCGATGGAATCCAATTCAAAGTGAGAAGAACATGCGGCTGACCGGCCATACGATCATTCCTTTCAATTGGCCCCATCCTATCGCTGGGAAGAAAGAGGCCATGGGCACATTCCAGAATTGCTCGGGAGGTGTGACCCCATGGAGGACTATTCTCACCTGCGAAGAGAACTATCATCAGTGCTACGGAGAATGTATGCGCGGGAGTGCACAGATCGATGAGGGACGAGGAACTTACGGATGGAATAGTTTCTATGATAACCGCCCGGAACATTACGGCTGGGTAGTAGAGGTGGATCCACAGACCGGAGATGCTCAGAAACATGTGGCCCTCGGTCGATTCTCGCACGAGTGTGCAACCATCATAGAGTTAGAAGATGGGCGGGTCGTGGTCTACTCGGGTGATGACAAGAACGATGAACATCTGTACAAGTTCATATCCTCAGTACCTGGGAGTCTGAAGGAAGGCACCCTCTATGTGGCCGATTTGGAAAAAGGCGCTTGGCTCTCATTGGATATCGAAGAGCAGGCGGTGCTCAAGAAGAATTTCACCGACCAGACCGAGGTGCTCATCTATTGCCGCGAAGCCTCCAAACTTTTGGGCGCAACCCCACTGGATCGTCCTGAGGATATAGAGATCGATCCAGTGACCGGACATGTTTTGGTAGCTTGTACGAATAACAAACCCAAGAAGAACTTTCACGGACAGATCATGAAGTTCATGGAGAAGGATGGCCGGTACGATGCGCTGGAATTCGAGTCGGAAATGTTCTTGACCGGTGGTGAAGAAACAGGCTTCAGCTGTCCGGATAATCTGGCATTCGATCAAGCAGGGAATCTGTGGTTCACAGTGGATGTCTCTGGAAGTGCTATGAACTATGGCGTCTATGAACCCTTTGGAAATAACGGTCTCTTCATGGTACCTCGCAGTGGTCCGCAAGAAGGAGAAGTGATCCAGATGGCCAGTGCACCCAATGACGCTGAGCTGACAGGACCCTTCTTCTCCCCGGATGGCAAGACGCTCTTTCTGAGTGTACAACATCCCGGTGAGACATCAGTGAGCTTGGAAAAGCTTACCAGCCACTGGCCCGATGGTGGCGACTCGATCCCACTCCCAAGTGTAGTAGCGATCGAAGGCCCACTACTGGAGCAGATCAACCAAGTCGAATCCTGA
- a CDS encoding SDR family oxidoreductase yields the protein MKNVIITGASSGIGQALAHALDNGAYRLVLSGRNKERLQTLTDSLSCEHLVHIGDVREYDDCQELVNSCLNEFGGVDVLINNAGLGHFDPLHQGKIEEWHRMVDVNVKGVLNCLHSAMPSLIEQRGHVINIGSIASHHVFPNSGVYCATKHALFGISESIRVELNGRVKVTTISPGAVDTDFINKTTNEEIHGNMKDYFASAMRPKSIAVQIKHAIESPEDSVVNEIIVRPFRSHRRPA from the coding sequence ATGAAGAATGTCATCATCACCGGAGCGAGTAGCGGAATTGGGCAGGCATTGGCCCATGCACTGGATAATGGAGCATATCGCTTGGTCCTCTCAGGGCGAAACAAGGAGCGCTTACAGACCTTGACTGATTCGCTTTCATGTGAACATCTTGTCCATATAGGAGATGTGAGGGAATACGATGATTGCCAAGAACTGGTCAATAGTTGTCTCAACGAATTCGGTGGGGTGGATGTGCTGATCAACAATGCGGGACTGGGTCACTTCGATCCTTTGCATCAAGGAAAGATCGAAGAATGGCACCGCATGGTAGATGTGAATGTGAAAGGTGTTCTGAACTGCTTGCACAGTGCCATGCCTTCATTGATAGAACAGCGCGGACATGTGATCAATATCGGGAGTATCGCGTCCCATCATGTCTTTCCCAACTCAGGGGTCTACTGCGCTACCAAACATGCACTCTTCGGTATCTCAGAGAGCATACGTGTAGAATTGAATGGCCGCGTGAAAGTCACGACCATCAGCCCGGGTGCGGTCGATACTGATTTCATCAACAAGACCACCAATGAAGAGATTCACGGGAATATGAAGGACTATTTCGCATCTGCCATGCGACCCAAGAGCATAGCCGTACAGATCAAGCATGCGATAGAATCTCCTGAGGATTCGGTGGTCAATGAGATCATTGTGCGACCTTTCCGTTCGCACCGGAGGCCGGCATAG